A single genomic interval of Flavihumibacter rivuli harbors:
- a CDS encoding adenylate/guanylate cyclase domain-containing protein: MLSRSLILIVSMQLLFSISFGQDKFRDSMLAVIAVQKEDTNKVNLLNKLAYETRQQDPSSIDYAKQALVLAKKLNYTIGQAQSLKNIGLFYIIKGEYVPAQEYCEKALAEFTKANDLVGESNILNNLGSIQFNMSNYSKAMEYYMKSYEVAQLAKDTFRIATVLNNIGIIYLDKPSTRNLAIDYINQALEMGKKINDRGNMGLSYMNLGDVYFAMGNDSAAFYNYIKATEVFHPKDEMFGYILNSIGNLYLKNNQGDLALKYYEEALKKSEELGIKIYMAQSALSLAEYYINHNDPNKAKQYFENALVYAMEMKAGAELKRVYGGLSRIYAGRGDFAKAYDFNNRALHLTDSLSKFDADSLRLQYSVGLKEKEIELLTKDKDLQELEIKRQKIAKNALMAGLVMVFVIIFILYRDYRNKIRINKILDKQKEEIEGLLLNILPAEVAHELQRDGAATPKYFEHAAVLFTDFKSFTKMADVLSPQELVAELNECFMAFDDIIEKYSLEKIKTIGDSYMCAGGIPTPDPDATMNMIKASFDIIEYLKHWNKKRIEKGMTPWELRIGIHVGPLVAGVVGKKKYAYDIWGSTVNIASRMESAGEPGQVNISASVYELIKHRYDCIYRGKISAKNIGEIDMYFVNQEPANEAKIA; this comes from the coding sequence ATGTTATCGAGATCACTTATCCTTATAGTAAGTATGCAGTTGTTGTTTAGCATTTCATTTGGACAGGACAAGTTCAGGGACAGCATGCTTGCCGTAATTGCCGTACAAAAGGAAGACACCAATAAAGTAAACCTCCTCAATAAACTTGCCTATGAAACCAGACAACAGGATCCTTCTTCCATAGATTATGCCAAGCAGGCATTGGTGCTGGCAAAAAAGCTCAACTACACGATTGGCCAGGCGCAAAGTTTAAAAAACATCGGGTTATTCTATATTATCAAGGGAGAATATGTTCCAGCACAAGAATATTGCGAAAAAGCATTGGCGGAATTTACCAAGGCTAATGACCTGGTAGGTGAATCCAATATCCTTAACAATCTTGGGTCCATCCAATTCAATATGAGTAATTATTCCAAGGCCATGGAATATTACATGAAATCCTATGAGGTGGCCCAACTGGCGAAAGATACCTTTCGGATCGCAACAGTACTAAACAATATCGGCATCATCTATCTTGACAAACCCTCCACCAGGAACCTGGCAATCGATTACATCAACCAGGCGTTGGAGATGGGCAAGAAGATCAACGACCGTGGCAATATGGGTTTATCCTATATGAACCTCGGGGATGTATATTTTGCCATGGGTAATGATTCTGCTGCATTCTATAATTATATTAAGGCAACTGAAGTCTTTCACCCCAAAGATGAAATGTTCGGCTATATCCTGAACAGCATTGGTAACCTTTACCTGAAAAACAACCAGGGTGATCTCGCCCTTAAATACTACGAGGAAGCATTGAAGAAAAGTGAAGAACTGGGAATTAAGATCTATATGGCACAGTCCGCGCTATCCCTCGCCGAATATTACATCAACCACAATGACCCCAACAAGGCAAAACAGTACTTTGAGAATGCACTTGTATATGCCATGGAAATGAAGGCAGGTGCAGAGTTAAAAAGGGTGTATGGCGGACTTTCCAGGATCTATGCCGGCAGGGGGGATTTTGCCAAAGCCTATGATTTCAACAATAGGGCACTCCACCTTACTGACTCATTGTCAAAATTTGACGCTGATAGCCTCAGGCTGCAGTACTCTGTTGGATTAAAAGAGAAGGAGATTGAACTGCTTACCAAAGACAAGGACCTCCAGGAACTGGAGATCAAGCGCCAGAAGATCGCCAAGAACGCGTTAATGGCCGGCCTTGTAATGGTATTCGTCATCATCTTCATCCTTTATCGCGATTACCGCAACAAGATCCGGATCAACAAAATACTTGATAAACAAAAAGAAGAAATTGAAGGATTGTTGCTGAATATTCTCCCCGCTGAAGTAGCGCATGAACTGCAACGTGATGGTGCTGCCACGCCAAAATATTTTGAGCACGCAGCAGTACTATTCACAGACTTCAAGAGCTTCACTAAAATGGCGGATGTGTTGTCGCCGCAGGAGTTGGTTGCGGAATTGAACGAATGTTTTATGGCATTCGATGACATCATTGAAAAATACAGCCTGGAAAAGATCAAAACAATTGGGGACTCCTATATGTGTGCCGGAGGCATCCCTACACCAGATCCAGACGCCACCATGAATATGATCAAGGCCAGTTTTGATATCATTGAGTACCTCAAGCACTGGAACAAGAAACGAATCGAAAAAGGAATGACCCCTTGGGAATTAAGGATCGGAATCCATGTAGGCCCCCTGGTGGCTGGAGTTGTAGGAAAGAAGAAGTATGCTTATGATATCTGGGGCAGTACCGTAAATATTGCCAGCAGGATGGAAAGTGCAGGGGAACCGGGCCAGGTGAATATATCAGCAAGCGTTTATGAGCTGATCAAACATCGCTATGATTGTATTTACAGGGGTAAAATCTCAGCAAAGAACATTGGTGAGATCGATATGTATTTTGTTAATCAGGAACCAGCGAATGAAGCGAAGATCGCTTAA
- a CDS encoding vWA domain-containing protein, with product MIVYLPLNAQYYFRGEVKDDTQKPLANARLMLHSSGFIYYSGTYGGFGITSVRDKDSLSISLDGYLPTTILLDAKVYATISLKPIPKKSSGRQKRLMSVTRNLTGDTKSTTWTVGGETYSTLVENEFQHARDFPETVFAINTDKASYSNIRRFVNMGSTVPPDAVRIEEMLNYFNFGYEAPTGDSLFHFSSALSDCPWNPGNQLLYIKSCARKLDMGKVPPSNLVFLIDVSGSMDMPNRLPLLKSAFKLMVENLRAEDTVSIVVYGSTVGVWLTPTSGVEKEKIRKSIEELYPGGATPGESGILTAYRLARSQFIPGGNNRVILATDGDFNIGQTSEEELEKMISQQQQSGIYLTCLGVGMGNYKDSKLEVLAKKGNGNFAYLDDEKEAEKVLVKELTQTMYTVVDDALLNIRFNAQKVNAYRLIGFDNRKAAASDTSSVLEGGELGSGHTTFAIFELEPTADSLNGMEKIADLAIQYRNPSDSARHSLNYPIVVNRQDFNQLPSSYRMACGVALFGSLLKGSHFVKQQDWIGLQTIITAAASPDDVVQQEFVSLVDKAKKIYVKGKQARGRGGAR from the coding sequence TTGATCGTTTATTTGCCCTTAAATGCCCAATATTACTTTCGGGGTGAGGTAAAGGACGATACCCAGAAGCCGCTAGCCAATGCCAGGCTCATGCTTCATTCTTCAGGGTTTATCTACTATTCTGGAACCTATGGCGGATTCGGGATCACTTCTGTCAGGGACAAGGACTCGCTTTCAATTTCCCTTGACGGTTATTTGCCCACTACCATTCTCCTCGATGCCAAAGTGTATGCTACTATTTCCCTGAAACCTATTCCCAAAAAATCAAGTGGCCGGCAGAAAAGGTTGATGTCTGTAACACGTAACCTTACCGGTGATACCAAGTCCACTACCTGGACCGTTGGAGGGGAGACTTACAGTACATTGGTTGAAAATGAGTTCCAGCATGCCCGAGATTTTCCGGAAACGGTCTTTGCGATCAATACGGATAAAGCATCCTACAGCAATATCAGGCGTTTTGTTAATATGGGTAGTACGGTACCCCCTGATGCCGTAAGGATCGAGGAAATGCTGAACTATTTCAATTTTGGCTATGAAGCACCAACCGGTGACAGCCTCTTTCATTTTTCGTCTGCCTTATCTGATTGCCCCTGGAACCCGGGTAATCAGTTGTTGTATATCAAATCTTGCGCTCGAAAGCTTGACATGGGAAAAGTGCCGCCCAGTAACCTGGTCTTTCTGATAGATGTGTCGGGATCCATGGACATGCCAAACAGGCTGCCATTGCTGAAGTCTGCTTTTAAATTGATGGTGGAAAACCTGAGGGCGGAGGATACTGTATCCATCGTTGTTTATGGCAGTACGGTTGGTGTTTGGTTAACCCCAACCTCTGGTGTGGAAAAGGAAAAGATCAGGAAGTCCATTGAAGAATTGTATCCTGGAGGGGCAACACCCGGTGAGTCAGGAATTTTGACAGCCTACCGGTTGGCCCGCAGCCAATTCATTCCCGGTGGCAACAACCGGGTGATCCTGGCCACTGATGGCGATTTCAATATTGGCCAGACCAGTGAAGAAGAGTTGGAGAAGATGATCTCCCAGCAACAGCAGTCAGGTATTTACCTCACCTGCCTTGGGGTGGGCATGGGGAATTACAAGGATTCGAAATTGGAGGTACTGGCCAAAAAGGGTAATGGCAATTTTGCCTACCTGGATGATGAGAAAGAGGCAGAAAAGGTTTTGGTCAAAGAGCTGACACAAACGATGTACACTGTTGTGGATGATGCATTGCTCAATATCCGCTTCAATGCACAGAAAGTGAATGCTTACAGGTTAATTGGATTTGATAACCGGAAGGCTGCGGCATCAGATACCTCCAGTGTACTGGAAGGGGGGGAACTGGGGTCGGGCCATACGACCTTTGCTATTTTTGAATTGGAGCCGACAGCAGACAGCTTGAATGGGATGGAAAAGATTGCTGACCTGGCCATACAGTACAGGAATCCCAGCGACTCAGCCAGGCATTCCCTCAATTATCCCATAGTCGTGAACAGGCAGGATTTCAACCAACTGCCTTCCAGCTATCGGATGGCTTGTGGCGTGGCATTATTCGGGTCATTATTGAAGGGCTCCCATTTTGTAAAGCAACAAGACTGGATAGGACTCCAAACGATCATTACTGCTGCGGCCTCCCCGGATGATGTGGTTCAACAGGAATTTGTATCCCTGGTGGATAAGGCGAAAAAAATCTATGTGAAAGGCAAGCAGGCCCGGGGAAGGGGCGGGGCCCGTTAA
- the hpt gene encoding hypoxanthine phosphoribosyltransferase — translation MAIIKVKDLEFEPYLTRENIKAQIERIAAQINKDYEGKRPLFVAILNGSFMFAADLFKEVSIDAEICFIKLASYKGTKSTGQVITAIGLDQDIHDRHVIIIEDIVDTGKTLNEFLPQLMHQQPASLALAVLLHKPEATQYPIAINYLGFTIPNKFVLGYGLDYDGLGRNIPEIYQLKEQ, via the coding sequence ATGGCCATCATCAAAGTAAAGGATCTTGAGTTTGAACCCTATTTGACAAGGGAGAATATCAAAGCGCAAATTGAAAGGATAGCAGCACAGATCAATAAGGATTATGAAGGCAAGCGTCCCCTTTTCGTGGCCATCCTGAACGGCTCATTCATGTTTGCTGCTGACCTTTTTAAAGAGGTGAGCATCGATGCGGAGATCTGTTTTATCAAACTGGCTTCCTACAAGGGCACCAAATCAACCGGCCAGGTCATTACAGCCATCGGGCTTGACCAGGATATTCATGACCGCCATGTGATCATCATCGAGGATATTGTAGATACAGGTAAGACACTGAACGAGTTCCTTCCCCAATTGATGCACCAGCAACCAGCTTCACTGGCCCTGGCTGTCCTGTTACATAAGCCTGAAGCCACCCAATACCCCATAGCGATCAATTACCTGGGCTTTACCATTCCCAATAAATTCGTACTGGGTTATGGCCTGGATTATGATGGATTGGGTCGGAACATACCGGAAATTTACCAGCTAAAGGAGCAGTAA
- a CDS encoding glucosaminidase domain-containing protein, which translates to MIRRYTFLLAMLLVILAAKAQKSADVQAYIDNYKALAMEEMQRTGVPAAIKLAQGIHETEAGKSDLVSRSNNHFGIKCKSNWTGDKVYHDDDARGECFRSYASALDSYRDHSNFLKNSQRYAFLFSLDPTDYKGWAYGLKKAGYATNIKYSQLLIRLIETYNLQQYSLIALGKLQPSDEVLAGGGNTGSKENSIAKGPYESEAPAINPLPAVNYPEGVFEINGARVTYVKAGTSLLAVASQHGLTLGRLLEFNDMTQGEGDILAMDQLIFLQRKRKIAKNLFHIVQAGETLYDICQAEGIRYESILELNRLEEGMEPAIGERLYLQEKASVRPMLAGTGGASQVVAVVNTGESQAVVQKTVVQNEPEKTSNNTAVRHVVQSKETLYGISRKYGVSVEKIKEWNKLNANALKMGQELIIYTN; encoded by the coding sequence ATGATTCGCAGATACACATTTTTACTGGCTATGCTGTTGGTCATCCTGGCGGCAAAGGCGCAGAAGAGTGCCGATGTTCAGGCCTATATTGACAACTATAAGGCCCTGGCCATGGAAGAAATGCAACGCACCGGCGTGCCGGCAGCTATCAAACTCGCCCAGGGTATCCATGAGACCGAGGCAGGTAAAAGTGACCTCGTTTCCCGCTCCAATAACCATTTTGGCATCAAGTGTAAGTCCAACTGGACAGGCGATAAGGTTTACCATGATGATGATGCCAGGGGGGAATGTTTCAGGAGTTATGCCAGTGCTTTGGATTCCTACCGCGATCATTCCAACTTCCTCAAGAATAGTCAGCGCTATGCCTTCTTGTTCAGTCTCGACCCTACCGATTACAAAGGCTGGGCATATGGCCTGAAGAAGGCCGGCTATGCCACCAATATCAAATATTCCCAACTACTGATCAGGCTGATCGAGACCTACAACCTCCAGCAGTACAGCCTGATCGCTTTGGGTAAGCTCCAACCTTCAGATGAGGTTCTGGCAGGTGGAGGCAATACCGGTTCAAAAGAAAACAGCATTGCAAAAGGGCCCTATGAATCCGAAGCTCCTGCGATCAATCCACTGCCCGCTGTCAATTATCCTGAAGGGGTATTTGAGATCAATGGTGCCAGGGTTACTTATGTAAAAGCAGGAACATCTTTACTGGCAGTGGCTTCCCAACATGGACTGACGCTCGGAAGGCTTTTAGAGTTCAATGATATGACCCAGGGGGAAGGGGATATCCTCGCCATGGACCAACTCATCTTCCTGCAGCGCAAACGTAAAATAGCGAAGAACCTTTTCCATATTGTACAGGCAGGGGAAACCCTTTACGATATCTGCCAGGCAGAAGGTATCAGGTATGAAAGTATCCTGGAGTTGAACCGCCTGGAAGAGGGAATGGAGCCTGCAATCGGGGAGCGGCTATACCTGCAGGAGAAAGCTTCGGTGCGCCCGATGCTGGCAGGAACTGGTGGAGCCAGCCAGGTGGTGGCAGTGGTGAATACCGGAGAATCACAAGCTGTCGTTCAGAAAACTGTCGTTCAAAATGAACCGGAAAAAACCTCCAATAATACTGCTGTCAGGCATGTGGTGCAAAGTAAGGAGACCCTTTATGGCATCAGCCGCAAATATGGGGTGAGTGTTGAAAAGATAAAAGAGTGGAATAAGCTGAATGCTAATGCACTCAAGATGGGACAGGAACTAATCATTTATACCAATTAA
- a CDS encoding O-methyltransferase, whose protein sequence is MDFILPRANEYAEAFTDTDRPLLAGIEERTQREHPQAHMLSGRVQGRFLAMVSRLMQPRFILEIGTFTGYSALCLAEGLVDGGQLHTIEIREADAERSRQNFSLSPKANQVILHLGDARSILPRLEPIWDLVFIDADKVGYIDYYELVLPRLRKGGLIIADNVLFHGQVLEEEVKGKNAKAIQAFNDHVRKDERVSKVLLTVRDGLLLIQKN, encoded by the coding sequence GTGGATTTTATTTTACCCAGGGCCAATGAGTATGCCGAAGCGTTTACCGACACCGACCGGCCGCTATTAGCGGGGATCGAGGAAAGGACCCAGCGCGAACACCCCCAGGCGCACATGCTGAGCGGGCGTGTTCAGGGCCGCTTCCTCGCCATGGTCAGCCGGTTAATGCAGCCCCGGTTTATCCTGGAGATCGGGACCTTTACGGGCTACAGTGCCTTGTGCCTGGCAGAAGGCCTTGTGGATGGTGGGCAATTGCATACCATTGAGATCCGTGAAGCAGATGCAGAACGGTCAAGGCAAAATTTTTCCTTGTCGCCCAAAGCCAATCAGGTAATTTTGCACCTTGGCGATGCCCGGTCGATACTCCCCCGGCTTGAACCGATATGGGACCTGGTGTTCATCGATGCCGATAAGGTGGGATATATCGATTATTATGAGTTGGTCTTGCCCAGGTTGAGGAAGGGGGGATTGATCATTGCCGACAACGTCCTTTTCCATGGCCAGGTGCTGGAAGAAGAGGTAAAAGGCAAGAATGCAAAAGCCATCCAGGCTTTCAATGATCATGTGCGAAAGGATGAAAGGGTGTCGAAGGTGTTGCTGACCGTAAGGGATGGATTATTGTTGATCCAGAAAAACTGA
- a CDS encoding TIGR00730 family Rossman fold protein produces the protein MNDTIRMSKQRRWSESKAHSSWQIFKIMAEFVDGFEALAKIGPCISIFGSARTQPGQEPYERTVDIAKRLAEEGFGIISGGGPGIMEAANKGAQLGGGKSVGLNIELPFEQQANPYIDRECSLHFEYFFVRKTMFTKYSQGFVMMPGGFGTMDEFFEVATLIQTGKMLQVPLILVGREYWSGLMHWLETTMQKEKYINSEDLELLKVVDTADEVADHVLHFYSKHPLQPNF, from the coding sequence ATGAATGACACTATCAGAATGTCTAAGCAGCGTCGGTGGAGTGAATCAAAAGCGCATTCTAGCTGGCAGATCTTCAAGATCATGGCGGAGTTTGTTGATGGATTTGAGGCACTGGCCAAGATCGGTCCCTGTATTTCCATTTTTGGTTCTGCCAGGACCCAACCAGGCCAGGAACCTTATGAAAGAACGGTAGATATCGCCAAAAGGCTGGCTGAAGAAGGTTTCGGTATCATTTCCGGTGGCGGGCCAGGCATTATGGAAGCCGCTAATAAGGGTGCCCAGCTGGGAGGTGGTAAATCCGTTGGCCTGAATATTGAACTGCCGTTTGAACAACAGGCCAACCCTTATATCGATCGCGAATGCAGCCTCCATTTTGAATACTTCTTTGTGCGAAAGACCATGTTCACCAAATATTCCCAGGGCTTTGTGATGATGCCGGGAGGTTTCGGTACCATGGATGAGTTCTTTGAAGTGGCCACCCTGATCCAGACCGGAAAAATGTTGCAGGTTCCCCTCATCCTGGTGGGCCGTGAATACTGGTCGGGACTGATGCATTGGCTGGAGACCACCATGCAGAAAGAGAAATACATCAATTCAGAAGACCTGGAGCTCTTGAAAGTAGTGGATACAGCGGACGAGGTGGCAGACCATGTGCTGCATTTCTACAGTAAACATCCCCTTCAGCCTAACTTCTAA
- a CDS encoding sodium:solute symporter — MSPTLLFSFVLAYFALLLAVAWYTSRNSNNESFFIGNKNSNWMLVAFGMIGTSLSGVTFVSVPGTVATNAFSYMQVVFGYLIGYVVIAYVLLPLYYRLNLTSIYNYLQQRFGFTAYKTGALFFIISRTVGATARLYLVINVMQLFILDRLGVPFWVTAMVILLMILLYTFEGGVKTIVYTDTLQTSFMLLGLVVCVFYIMNNLGYGFGEAMSVLSSKGYTNVFDWDPNSKGFFWKHLIGGACITIAMTGLDQEMMQKNISVKNLKDSQKNMMTFSVVIVFVNFLFLLLGGLLYVYAANKGLDVKGDDLFPTIALSHLPNAIAIIFIIALISALFPSADGALTALTSSFCIDILGIRRRKDMTDAQQKRTRMTVHLTFTVVFMICILVFKVIDNKSIIGVILDLAGYTYGPLLGLFAFGILTKRTFPDNLMVTVICLIAPAICYLISKNAANWFGGFQIGIELLLINGLLTFLGLLSISKKQAIA; from the coding sequence ATGTCACCAACCCTGCTTTTCTCCTTTGTCCTGGCATACTTTGCCTTACTGCTGGCTGTGGCCTGGTACACCTCGCGCAACTCCAACAATGAAAGCTTCTTTATCGGTAATAAGAATTCGAATTGGATGCTGGTTGCCTTCGGCATGATCGGTACATCCCTGAGCGGGGTAACTTTTGTTTCTGTTCCCGGTACGGTAGCAACCAATGCATTTTCTTATATGCAGGTTGTGTTTGGTTACCTGATCGGCTATGTGGTGATCGCCTATGTATTGTTGCCTCTCTATTACCGGCTTAACCTGACATCGATTTATAATTACCTTCAGCAGCGATTTGGATTCACGGCCTACAAGACAGGTGCATTGTTCTTCATTATCTCCAGGACAGTTGGGGCAACTGCCCGTCTCTACCTGGTGATCAACGTGATGCAGTTGTTCATCCTGGATCGTTTGGGTGTTCCTTTCTGGGTTACTGCCATGGTGATCCTGCTCATGATCCTGTTGTACACTTTCGAAGGTGGGGTAAAGACCATCGTTTATACTGATACCCTTCAAACCAGTTTCATGCTGTTGGGCCTGGTGGTTTGTGTTTTTTATATCATGAATAACCTTGGTTATGGATTTGGTGAGGCCATGAGTGTATTGTCCTCCAAAGGCTACACCAATGTTTTTGATTGGGATCCCAATAGCAAAGGGTTTTTCTGGAAACACCTGATTGGCGGCGCTTGTATCACCATTGCCATGACCGGACTGGACCAGGAGATGATGCAAAAGAATATCAGCGTGAAGAACCTGAAGGATTCACAGAAGAACATGATGACCTTCAGCGTGGTGATCGTTTTTGTAAACTTCCTCTTCCTGCTTTTAGGTGGCTTGCTCTATGTTTATGCTGCCAATAAAGGTCTCGATGTAAAAGGGGATGACCTGTTCCCAACCATTGCATTGAGTCATTTGCCCAATGCCATCGCCATCATTTTCATCATTGCCCTGATCTCCGCGCTCTTCCCAAGTGCCGATGGGGCCCTGACCGCACTTACATCCTCTTTCTGCATCGATATCCTGGGCATTCGCCGTCGTAAGGATATGACCGATGCGCAACAGAAAAGGACCAGGATGACCGTTCACCTGACCTTTACCGTTGTTTTCATGATATGCATTCTCGTCTTCAAAGTGATCGATAACAAATCCATTATCGGGGTGATCCTTGACCTGGCAGGGTATACATATGGGCCCTTGCTTGGCCTCTTTGCCTTTGGCATACTTACCAAACGGACCTTCCCTGACAACCTGATGGTTACGGTCATTTGCCTTATTGCCCCTGCCATCTGTTACCTGATCAGCAAGAACGCTGCTAATTGGTTCGGCGGCTTCCAGATTGGTATTGAATTGCTGCTCATCAACGGCCTGCTTACCTTCCTTGGGCTGTTAAGCATTTCCAAAAAACAGGCTATCGCATAA
- a CDS encoding TIGR00730 family Rossman fold protein, translating into MNVQAIAVFCGSQSGNNPIFTQHTADLGKLLAMLKIKLVYGGGKKGLMGAIADAVLLHGGEVMGVIPKILTEWEQQHEGLTELAVVPDMHTRKKMMYEMSDAAIILPGGFGTMDELFEMLTWNQLKIHDKKIYLLNSAGYYNSLVQFLKKSEKEGFLYEPVEERIMVCDTPVEIFNKLQ; encoded by the coding sequence ATGAATGTACAAGCCATTGCTGTTTTTTGCGGATCACAATCAGGCAACAACCCTATTTTCACCCAGCATACCGCAGACCTGGGCAAATTGCTGGCCATGCTCAAGATCAAACTGGTGTATGGAGGCGGTAAAAAAGGTCTCATGGGTGCCATTGCGGATGCTGTGTTGCTGCATGGCGGGGAGGTAATGGGCGTCATTCCTAAGATCCTCACCGAATGGGAGCAGCAACATGAAGGGCTTACTGAACTGGCCGTGGTACCGGATATGCATACCCGTAAAAAAATGATGTATGAAATGAGCGATGCCGCCATCATCCTTCCCGGCGGATTTGGTACCATGGACGAGCTATTTGAGATGTTAACCTGGAACCAGTTAAAGATCCATGACAAGAAGATATACCTGCTCAATTCAGCAGGATACTATAATTCACTGGTTCAATTCCTGAAAAAATCAGAGAAGGAAGGTTTTCTTTATGAGCCGGTTGAGGAAAGGATCATGGTATGCGATACACCTGTTGAGATCTTCAATAAGCTCCAATAA